A single region of the Melopsittacus undulatus isolate bMelUnd1 chromosome 10, bMelUnd1.mat.Z, whole genome shotgun sequence genome encodes:
- the HELZ2 gene encoding 3'-5' exoribonuclease HELZ2, whose product MAVWQAEREHGLDRAELLPAMGSSSSTGATGEPAAPAPVHLYCRFCMVTFSSQESFESHCLSVEHLQMLSADSSVQWVHRAPPLGITKFSLCSRVDVCEMGNSCTQAHSVEELQEWIQRVKVAAKKKKQALKEGLLPYQDRLIAEYKTCSNEVLIMSEHVEGVRVVCEQPLVMHLEDRRMKYQWKFRVHSQMPLQHVALLKREPGVSFYLSGNGLSRGLQYIRGEHVATLPTCPPTALVEVCMESCSLGVFEQWVVFDFGSRPVLIQKVKVKVGRRDAPQHVPSSRDSSRLVDFVRWDRGNRIIVPSVVRTAEDVVLLAKYKPPALALEYQREGGAAVPITRLNYRDRMHNFLFREEEAEQGLIAKLNLRVVISLTHMLQNLTMGMKFALPGELFAEVPTPYNLSPDTDEGYLLSRSVPTALLALDPPVDNRVYEVSVDHKATTEKTIWLQIPKRCCSELKFQQNTSRNVEIQFQIDQLLFRQWHQAVDRLLDEKLVLPDVANCSIPYSLGSPQKGNSKQKLAISLITGQTISSRQVPPLLIYGPFGTGKTFTLAMATIEILRQPNTRVLICTHTNSAADIYIREYFHNYVTDGHPWAVPLRIISTDRPINLTDPITQMYCCLSPDQRSFRHPTQAEIDRHRIIITTSMLSKNLKVPPGYFTHIMIDEAAQMLECEALVPLSYATFETRIVLAGDHMQITPKLFSVGGGQSADHTLLNRLFQFYQRETHEVAKKSRIIFNENYRSTAGIIEFVSKHFYTGKNNTITASGNIPPHPEIYPLMFCHVSGVAERDMSMISWQNTSEIIQVIEKVKEIYLRWPDEWGVRDQKSICVVSHGMQVSATRQELRKKHLQDVVVENYENLPGREFRVIIISTVHTSESLRLLASHHLEFFNEARVLNTIMTRAQSLVVAVGDAVALCSHGQCSKIWKRFIQECIEEESIFPEELTMAQIKQAACDKESWSRRSPEGDEDDSDTDSWSSEAESMNPDDPILQELLDESKNVLVTVSEEGLLNVKSESSSLWKDRQEYVSFSSQVMQEYLHMHPKMYKRCELVKESFDRASAFTLNNSPAMTIQIKGRVHCGTAFTGDEVLVEILQGSTSESSSHRPQGKVVGILKRGDRERTFICMMDEFDPRVMIPIDPTVTKIFVPGLKEKPNVIPIRRLVNGKYRVVSCEKISQEMRRCQLFCVQVISWREGFYYPLGIITEIMHAALTLEEGLKILSLEYGLEKKYPAAVTKEAARYLSSSKLSFNKENLKDCRSYLTFTVDPEGAKDLDDAISVRDLGHHYEIGIHIADVAGIIPKDSALDLEAKKRGVTYYPPNQEPLSMFPPHISQDVCSLLPQKDRRVISLFVTIAKGTDEMLKEVFSLSVIRSDMQLSYEQAELFIKDHYKGEAETLSFNTLEDCVAVAYHFSRVHRKFRLQDDYFYDQLDEESSPGNRGSHQMIEELMIMFNSFVAEFLTNQEDTRSFTPLRCQCEPNPQQLIHMKNKYSHMLPLSIHLSHHLGEVTAQGSCENMKFSLLVPIWEHLQSAAAVRDFQKMLDLIATDDIHPELAPLALEFRRMLSRSYFSRSNSTVQSKAGHYSLHVDSYTWASSPIRRYVDVVVQRHLHSVLGHKPIIYSLDDIEFLCHDFNRKNSQAVMYEKRARCLQMTTQLKAQVLQKVAFVVDVKEMKRYFEVLFPLNRESIPDPQAINYRSLQLMEQPVFMQQQNSMRLTWKRRMYSAERMKEHSLQKGPLLNRSVTLLGSQTWQEVLVAIRNEDFEKAVSLLKGKELHQRAMGWIQKSRCLHYVEVSLDLKAGDALQFQLTTDVCRGFLVPFVQLWCVTPGFDVCLQHTEKPIDCFSAYATLPSKDRYKNAAEYNKVWMLMSAMESASCAVAENDSIVLQDVEIKWAEQRTSKGQLQGSFVLNKTCLEECSIEVDFSHCYLCIRLAGLKLQREEESLSHSLQNLTFLNKGRSESKLVVDPDTYTWVAHGVTEEFSDEERSERSGQRTMNFYIHYMSMENIPVEILKASARFTVELIPKTLPDVRKEKAIWKLHHASELAKSIALGHEPPKRGTTSKILQLRSFDIPNSKRELNESQNQAILNALRKSFTLIQGPPGTGKTVVGTHIVYWFYKLNEESVEKEKMLSSDEETAKGKKCILYCGPSNKSVDFVAEMLMKMTILKPLRVYGEAIEAMEYPYPGSNRHLSRKALRDAKPKKELSAIILHHRIRRPPNPHWRGICNFDSRMRNEEQITEEETKKYKKLLSAARMYELRRHDVILCTCSAASAPSLEQLSVKQIIIDECAMSTEPETLIPLVSHRHADKVVLLGDHKQLRPVVNNDVCKTLGMETSLFERYRKQAYMLNVQYRMHKSICKFPSQEFYNMQLKTCPKLLRKNSVLYHKDNLCCPIIFGHVEGKEQSLMVSTEEGNENSKANLEEVEQAVRIAKQLTLDGTILPESIAILSPYNAQVSEISKGLQKERIHGVTVCTIMKSQGSEWRYVILSTVRSRPRAEIDSKPTKSWQKKYLGFVTDPNQVNVGITRAQEGLCILGNRYLLECNPLWRRLLQHYRQHNCYTTGNGILVMKALAFRR is encoded by the exons ATGGCCGTGTGGCAGGCGGAGAGGGAGCATGGCTTGGACCGCGCCGAGCTGCTGCCGGCaatggggagcagcagcagcaccggtGCCACCGGTGAGCCCGCGGCACCCGCACCGGTGCACTTGTACTGCCGGTTCTGTATGGTGACCTTCAGCTCACAGGAGAGCTTCGAGAGCCATTGCTTGTCTGTGGAGCACCTGCAGATGCTCTCGGCAGACAGCTCGGTGCAATGGGTGCACCGCGCACCACCGCTCGGGATCACCAAGTTCTCACTGTGCAGCAG AGTGGACGTGTGTGAAATGGGGAATAGCTGCACCCAGGCACATTCTgttgaggagctgcaggagtgGATCCAAAGGGTGAAGGTTGCCGCGAAGAAGAAGAAGCAGGCGCTCAAGGAAGGGCTCTTGCCATACCAGGACCGGCTCATTGCAGAGTATAAGACGTGCTCCAACGAGGTGTTGATT ATGTCTGAGCACGTGGAGGGTGTCAGGGTGGTGTGTGAGCAGCCCCTGGTCATGCATCTGGAGGACAGGAGGATGAAATACCAGTGGAAGTTCAGGGTGCACTCCCAG ATGCCTCTGCAGCACGTGGCCCTACTGAAGCGAGAACCTGGAGTCAGCTTCTACCTCTCAGGGAATGGCCTTTCCCGAGGCCTCCAGTACATCCGTGGGGAGCACGTGGCCACGCTGCCCACCTGCCCCCCCACAGCACTGGTGGAGGTCTGCATGGAGAGCTGCTCGCTGGGGGTCTTCGAGCAGTGGGTGGTGTTTGACTTCGGCAGCCGCCCGGTGCTCATACAGAAGGTGAAGGTGAAGGTGGGCAGGAGGGATGCTCCCCAGCAcgtccccagcagcagggacagcagccgCCTCGTCGACTTCGTGCGATGGGATAGAGGCAACCGCATCATCGTGCCCAGCGTGGTGAGGACTGCTGAAGATGTGGTTCTGCTGGCCAAGTACAAGCCTCCTGCTCTGGCGCTGGAGTACCAAAGGGAGGGTGGTGCAGCTGTTCCCATCACCCGGCTCAACTATCGGGACAGGATGCACAACTTCCTGTTCCGAGAGGAAGAAGCTGAGCAAGGTCTGATTGCCAA ACTCAACCTGCGGGTTGTCATCTCGCTGACCCACATGCTGCAGAACCTCACCATGGGGATGAAGTTTGCCCTCCCTGGTGAGCTGTTTGCTGAAGTGCCTACCCCATACAACCTCTCGCCGGACACGGATGAGGGGTATCTGCTGAGCAGGTCTGTGCCCACTGCTTTGCTGGCCCTGGACCCACCTGTAGACAATCGGGTGTACGAGGTTAGTGTGGATCATAAAGCCACCACGGAGAAGACCATCTGGCTGCAGATACCAAAGAGATGCTGCTCAGAGCTGAAGTTCCAGCAAAACACATCCCGTAACGTGGAAATCCAGTTCCAGATCGACCAGCTGCTGTTCCGGCAGTGGCACCAGGCTGTGGACCGTCTGCTGGATGAGAAGCTGGTCCTACCCGATGTCGCCAATTGCTCCATCCCCTACTCTCTTGGGTCACCACAGAAAGGGAACAGCAAGCAGAAACTCGCCATCTCCTTGATCACAGGCCAGACAATCAGCAGCCGGCAGGTCCCACCTCTCCTCATCTATGGGCCTTTCGGCACAGGGAAGACGTTCACCTTGGCCATGGCCACCATTGAGATCCTCAGGCAGCCCAACACACGGGTGCTGATCTGCACACACACCAACAG tgctgctgacaTCTACATCCGGGAGTACTTCCATAACTACGTGACCGACGGGCATCCATGGGCTGTTCCTCTGAGGATCATATCCACTGACCGTCCCATCAACCTGACGGACCCCATCACACAGATGTACTGCTGCCTCTCTCCAGACCAGCGCTCCTTCCGGCACCCCACGCAGGCAGAGATCGACAGGCACCGCATCATTATAACCACCTCCATGTTATCCAAGAACCTGAAGGTTCCCCCAGGCTACTTCACCCACATCATGATTGATGAGGCTGCTCAGATGCTGGAGTGTGAAGCTTTGGTTCCACTCTCCTATGCCACGTTTGAGACCCGGATTGTGCTCGCTGGGGACCACATGCAGATCACCCCAAAGCTGTTCTCTGTTGGAGGGGGACAATCTGCTGATCACACTCTGCTAAACCGACTCTTCCAGTTCTACCAGAGGGAGACGCATGAGGTTGCCAAGAAGAGCAGGATCATCTTCAATGAGAATTATCGCTCCACTGCAGGCATCATTGAGTTTGTTTCCAAGCACTTCTACACTGGCAAAAACAACACTATCACAGCCAGTGGAaacatcccaccccatcccgaAATATACCCCCTCATGTTTTGCCATGTGTCTGGTGTGGCAGAGAGGGATATGTCCATGATTTCTTGGCAAAACACCTCTGAGATAATACAAGTGATTGAGAAGGTGAAGGAGATTTATTTGAGGTGGCCGGATGAGTGGGGTGTCCGAGATCAGAAGAGCATCTGTGTGGTCTCCCATGGGATGCAG GTTTCTGCAACAAGGCAAGAGCTGAGGAAGAAGCACCTCCAGGATGTGGTGGTAGAAAACTATGAAAACCTGCCAG GACGGGAGTTCCGGGTCATCATCATCAGCACGGTGCACACCAGCGAGAGCCTGCGCTTGTTGGCCTCCCATCACCTGGAGTTCTTCAATGAAGCCAGAGTGCTCAACACGATCATGACCCGGGCACAGTCGCTGGTGGTTGCGGTGGGGGATGCGGTGGCCTTGTGCTCCCATGGCCAGTGCAGCAAGATCTGGAAGCGCTTCATCCAGGAGTGCATTGAGGAGGAGAGCATCTTCCCAGAGGAGCTGACAATGGCCCAGATCAAACAGGCTGCGTGCGACaaggagagctggagcaggaggagcccGGAGGGGGATGAGGATGACAGCGACACGGATTCCTGGAGCTCTGAGGCTGAGAGCATGAATCCCGATGATCCCATCCTCCAGGAGCTCTTGGATGAGAGCAAGAACGTGCTGGTGACGGTGTCTGAAGAAGGGCTGCTGAATGTGAAGTCTGAGTCTTCAAGCCTGTGGAAGGACCGGCAGGAATACGTCAGCTTCTCATCTCAGGTGATGCAGGAGTACCTGCACATGCACCCCAAAATGTACAAGAGGTGTGAGCTGGTCAAAGAGAGCTTTGACAGAGCTTCTGCCTTCACCCTCAacaactcccctgccatgaccATTCAGATCAAAGGCAGAGTTCACTGTGGAACTGCTTTCACCGGGGATGAGGTGCTGGTGGAAATCCTGCAGGGCAGCACAtctgagagcagcagccacCGTCCGCAGGGGAAGGTGGTGGGCATCCTAAAGCGCGGGGACAGGGAGCGCACCTTCATCTGCATGATGGATGAGTTTGATCCCCGGGTGATGATACCCATCGATCCTACGGTCACCAAGATATTCGTCCCAGGGCTGAAAGAGAAACCCAACGTCATTCCCATCCGCAGGCTTGTCAATGGGAAGTACAGAGTGGTCAGCTGCGAGAAGATCAGCCAGGAGATGAGGAGATGCCAGTTGTTCTGTGTCCAGGTTATCTCCTGGAGGGAAGGGTTTTACTACCCTTTGGGGATAATAACAGAGATTATGCATGCAGCACTGACTTTGGAAGAAGGCTTAAAGATCCTCAGCTTAGAGTATGGTCTGGAGAAGAAATACCCAGCTGCTGTCACCAAGGAGGCAGCCAGATACCTCTCCAGCAGCAAACTGAGCTTCAACAAGGAGAACCTGAAGGACTGCCGGAGTTACCTGACCTTCACCGTTGACCCTGAGGGTGCCAAGGATTTGGATGATGCTATCAGTGTCAGGGATCTTGGGCATCACTATGAGATTGGGATCCACATTGCAGATGTAGCTGGCATCATTCCCAAAGACAGTGCCTTGGACCTGGAAGCAAAGAAGCGGGGGGTCACCTACTACCCTCCCAACCAGGAGCCTCTGTCCATGTTCCCACCCCACATTAGCCAGGATGTCTGCAGCCTCCTGCCGCAGAAGGATCGTAGGGTGATCTCCTTGTTTGTCACCATAGCAAAGGGGACCGATGAGATGCTGAAGGAAgtcttctccctctctgtgatCCGCTCGGACATGCAGCTGTCCTACGAACAGGCAGAGCTCTTTATTAAGGACCACTACAAGGGAGAAGCAGAGACCCTCTCTTTCAACACCTTGGAGGACTGTGTAGCTGTGGCTTATCACTTCTCCAGGGTCCATCGGAAGTTTCGGCTGCAGGACGACTATTTCTATGACCAGCTGGATGAGGAAAGCTCTCCGGGGAACAGGGGCTCCCATCAGATGATAGAGGAGTTAATGATCATGTTCAACAGCTTTGTGGCTGAGTTCCTCACCAACCAGGAGGACACCAGAAGCTTCACTCCTCTCCGGTGTCAGTGCGAGCCAAACCCTCAGCAGTTAATACACATGAAGAACAAGTACAGCCACATGCTCCCTTTGTCCATCCACCTCTCGCACCACCTGGGAGAGGTGACTGCCCAAGGCTCCTGTGAAAACATGAAGTTCAGCCTCCTGGTCCCCATCTGGGAGCACCTGCAGTCAGCTGCTGCTGTCCGTGACTTCCAGAAGATGCTGGACCTCATTGCTACTGATGACATCCACCCAGAGCTGGCCCCGCTGGCCCTGGAGTTCCGGAGGATGCTCAGCCGCTCCTATTTCAGTCGCTCCAACTCCACTGTGCAGTCGAAGGCTGGGCATTACTCCCTGCACGTGGACTCATACACGTGGGCTTCCTCTCCCATCCGTCGGTACGTGGATGTCGTGGTCCAGCGCCACCTTCACTCCGTGCTCGGCCATAAGCCCATCATCTATTCTTTGGATGACATTGAGTTTCTCTGTCATGACTTCAACAGGAAGAATTCCCAGGCAGTGATGTATGAGAAGAGAGCCCGCTGCCTGCAGATGACCACCCAGCTGAAGGCTCAGGTCCTGCAGAAAGTGGCCTTTGTGGTGGATGTCAAAGAGATGAAAAGATACTTTGAAGTCCTGTTTCCACTGAACAGAGAGAGTATCCCAGATCCCCAGGCCATTAACTACAGGTCTCTTCAGCTGATGGAGCAGCCCGTAttcatgcagcagcagaacagcatgAGGCTGACGTGGAAGAGGAGGATGTACTCTGCGGAGAGGATGAAGGAGCACAGCCTGCAGAAAGGACCTCTCCTCAACCGCAGTGTCACCCTCTTGGGCAGCCAGACTTGGCAAGAGGTGCTTGTAGCCATCAGGAATGAGGATTTTGAGAAGGCTGTCTCCCTCCTGAAGGGCAAGGAGCTGCACCAGAGGGCCATGGGCTGGATACAGAAGAGCCGGTGCTTGCACTACGTGGAGGTCTCCCTGGATCTGAAAGCTGGTGACGCGTTGCAGTTCCAGCTCACCACTGATGTCTGTCGGGGCTTCCTGGTGCCCTTTGTGCAGCTGTGGTGTGTGACACCAGGGTTCGATGTCTGCCTGCAGCACACGGAGAAGCCGATCGATTGCTTCTCTGCCTACGCCACGCTGCCATCCAAAGACAGGTACAAGAACGCAGCCGAGTATAACAAGGTGTGGATGCTGATGAGTGCCATGGAGTCTGCTTCGTGTGCCGTGGCTGAAAACGACTCCATTGTCCTCCAGGATGTCGAAATAAAGTGGGCAGAGCAAAGGACAAGCAAAGGGCAGCTGCAGGGGAGCTTCGTCCTCAACAAAACGTGTTTGGAGGAGTGCTCCATCGAAGTGGACTTCAGCCACTGTTACTTGTGCATTCGCTTGGCTGGGCTGAAGCTTcaaagggaggaggaaagccTTAGCCACAGCCTCCAGAATCTGACTTTCCTGAACAAGGGCAGGTCAGAGAGCAAGCTTGTGGTTGATCCAGATACCTACACCTGGGTGGCTCATGGGGTGACCGAAGAGTTCAGCGATGAGGAGAGGTCGGAGAGGTCGGGCCAGCGTACTATGAACTTCTACATCCACTATATGTCTATGGAGAACATCCCTGTGGAAATCTTGAAGGCCTCTGCCAGGTTCACGGTGGAGCTCATCCCAAAGACGCTGCCAGATGT ACGGAAAGAGAAGGCAATCTGGAAGCTCCACCATGCCTCTGAGCTCGCTAAAAGCATCGCCCTTGGCCACGAACCTCCTAAAAGAG GGACAACGTCCAAAATCCTGCAGCTAAGATCCTTTGACATCCCTAACAGCAAGAGGGAGCTGAACGAGAGCCAGAACCAGGCTATTCTGAATGCTCTGAGGAAGTCCTTCACGCTCATCCAAGGCCCACCAG GCACAGGGAAAACCGTTGTTGGAACTCATATTGTCTACTGGTTCTATAAGCTGAATGAGGAGAGCgttgagaaggagaaaatgctATCTTCTGATGAAGAAACGGCCAAGGGGAAAAAGTGCATCTTGTACTGTGGCCCATCCAACAAGTCTGTGGATTTTGTTGCTG AGATGCTGATGAAGATGACGATCCTGAAACCACTGAGGGTCTATGGGGAGGCCATTGAGGCAATGGAATACCCATACCCAGGGAGCAACCGGCACCTCTCCCGCAAAGCCCTGCGGGATGCCAAACCAAAGAAAGAGCTCAG TGCTATAATCCTGCATCACCGCATCCGCCGGCCGCCCAACCCTCACTGGAGGGGCATCTGCAACTTCGACTCCCGCATGAGGAACGAAGAGCAGataacagaggaagaaacaaagaa GTACAAAAAGCTGCTGTCGGCTGCTCGTATGTACGAACTGAGACGTCACGATGTCATCCTGTGCACGTGCTCCGCTGCATCTGCCCcttccctggagcagctcagTGTCAAGCAGATAATCATCGATGAGTGTGCCATGTCCACAGAGCCTGAGACCCTCATCCCCTTGGTCAGCCACCGCCATGCAGACAAG GTTGTTTTACTTGGGGATCACAAACAACTGCGCCCTGTGGTCAACAATGATGTCTGCAAGACCCTTGGCATGGAGACCTCTCTTTTTGAGCGCTACCGCAAGCAGGCGTACATGCTGAACGTGCAGTACCGCATG CACAAAAGCATTTGCAAGTTCCCATCGCAGGAGTTCTATAACATGCAGCTGAAAACGTGTCCCAAGCTCCTCCGTAAGAACAGTGTCTTGTACCACAAGGATAACTTGTGCTGCCCCATCATCTTCGGGCACgtggaggggaaggagcagagccTCATGGTTTCTACTGAGGAAGGAAATGAGAACTCTAAAGCAAACCTGGAAGAAGTGGAGCAGGCG GTGAGGATAGCGAAGCAGCTGACACTAGATGGCACCATCCTGCCGGAGAGCATCGCCATCCTCAGCCCCTACAACGCTCAGGTGTCCGAGATCAGCAAGGGCCTCCAGAAGGAGAGGATCCATGGGGTGACCGTCTGCACCATCATGAAGAGCCAAG GAAGCGAGTGGAGATACGTGATCCTGTCCACTGTGCGCTCCCGTCCCCGAGCTGAGATTGACAGCAAGCCCACCAAGAGCTGGCAGAAGAAGTACCTGGGCTTTGTCACTGACCCAAACCAGGTCAATGTCGGCATCACGAGAGCTCAGGAAGGACTCTGCATTTTAG GGAACCGGTACCTCCTGGAATGCAACCCTTTGTGGAGGAGACTGCTCCAGCATTACAGGCAGCACAACTGCTACACTACAGGCAATGGGATCTTAGTCATGAAGGCTTTAGCCTTCCGCCGGTGA
- the FNDC11 gene encoding fibronectin type III domain-containing protein 11, giving the protein MAAVSSEPKSSQELTAHRDEHDSDTWELYLQRKNLIQQFLRSSLSLRYLRKQQDKVHVLKRCSFYLEIQPKYVILADQNHGMHRTETLQLIDHQRLQRVRKVGKTQTQIQLLLLTELLEQLQQGWEELNFYADFCDMMTFFSQWDGIRQKLSKLTGFMETLLSLEYPGKICVKDNLLSHEHLMGIRPPSIRLSLSTKMPVVFDRKESFALKNWARLKWFTENQESRLEPCELTLKLLTIGLEVGISRTHQVTSNTRIVQNLKPGRSYEFTIRRSPKRTLVLEAWHDTIILTTCTTDDVQSSACTPEG; this is encoded by the coding sequence ATGGCTGCAGTTTCCAGTGAGCCTAAAAGCAGTCAGGAGCTCACTGCACACAGGGATGAACATGACAGTGACACTTGGGAGCTGTACTTGCAACGGAAAAACCTCATCCAGCAGTTCCTGCGCTCCAGCCTGAGCCTGCGCTACCTCCGGAAGCAGCAGGACAAGGTTCACGTTCTGAAGAGGTGTTCCTTTTACCTGGAAATTCAGCCCAAATACGTGATCTTGGCAGACCAGAACCATGGGATGCATCGCACCGAGACCCTGCAGCTCATAGACCACCAGCGGCTGCAGAGGGTGCGGAAGGTGGGAAAAACCCAGACCCAAATCCAGCTGTTGCTCCTAACGGAGCTGCTGGAACAGCTGCAACAAGGCTGGGAGGAGCTGAACTTCTATGCAGACTTCTGTGACATGATGACTTTCTTctcccagtgggatgggatCAGGCAGAAACTGTCCAAGCTCACTGGGTTTATGGAGACTCTCCTCTCCTTGGAGTACCCCGGGAAGATCTGTGTCAAGGACAATCTGTTGTCCCATGAGCATCTCATGGGTATCAGACCCCCCAGCATCAGGCTGTCCCTCTCTACCAAGATGCCAGTGGTTTTTGATCGCAAAGAGTCTTTTGCCCTCAAGAACTGGGCCCGGCTCAAGTGGTTCACTGAGAATCAAGAGTCACGCCTGGAGCCGTGCGAGCTGACCCTTAAGCTACTGACAATTGGGTTGGAAGTGGGAATCAGCAGGACCCACCAGGTCACCTCCAACACCCGCATAGTGCAGAACCTGAAGCCAGGCAGATCCTATGAGTTCACCATTAGAAGGTCACCCAAACGGACCCTGGTCCTTGAAGCGTGGCACGACACCATCATTCTGACAACGTGCACCACTGATgatgtgcagagcagtgcttgcacCCCGGAAGGATGA